A stretch of Equus caballus isolate H_3958 breed thoroughbred chromosome 11, TB-T2T, whole genome shotgun sequence DNA encodes these proteins:
- the NEUROD2 gene encoding neurogenic differentiation factor 2: MLTRLFSEPGLLSDVPKFASWGDGDDDEPRSDKGDAPPPPPPPPGPGAPGPARAAKPVPLRADEVPEAALAEVKEEGELGGEEEEEEEEEEGLDEAEGERPKKRGPKKRKMTKARLERSKLRRQKANARERNRMHDLNAALDNLRKVVPCYSKTQKLSKIETLRLAKNYIWALSEILRSGKRPDLVSYVQTLCKGLSQPTTNLVAGCLQLNSRNFLTEQGADGTGRFHGSGGPFAMHPYPYPCSRLAGAQCQAAGGLGGGAAHALRTHGYCAAYETLYAAAGGGGASPDYNSSEYEGPLSPPLCLNGNFSLKQDSSPDHEKSYHYSMHYSALPGSRPTGHGLVFGSSAVRGGVHSENLLSYDMHLHHDRGPMYEELNAFFHN, translated from the coding sequence ATGCTGACCCGCCTGTTCAGCGAGCCCGGTCTCCTCTCGGACGTGCCCAAGTTCGCCAGCTGGGGCGACGGCGACGACGACGAGCCGAGGAGCGACAAGGGCgacgcgccgccgccgccgccgcctccgccggGGCCCGGGGCTCCGGGGCCCGCCCGGGCCGCCAAGCCAGTACCTCTCCGTGCAGACGAGGTGCCGGAGGCCGCGCTGGCCGAGGTCAAGGAGGAAGGCGAGCTGGggggcgaggaggaggaggaagaggaagaggaggaagggctgGACGAGGCAGAGGGCGAGCGGCCCAAGAAGCGCGGGCCGAAGAAGCGCAAGATGACCAAGGCGCGCCTGGAGCGCTCCAAGCTGCGGCGGCAGAAGGCGAACGCGCGGGAGCGCAACCGCATGCACGACCTGAACGCGGCGCTGGACAACCTGCGGAAGGTGGTGCCCTGCTACTCCAAGACACAGAAGCTGTCCAAGATCGAGACGCTGCGCCTAGCCAAGAACTACATCTGGGCGCTTTCGGAGATCCTGCGCTCCGGCAAGCGGCCCGACCTGGTGTCCTACGTGCAGACGCTGTGCAAGGGTCTGTCGCAGCCCACCACCAACCTGGTGGCCGGCTGCCTGCAGCTCAACTCGCGCAACTTCCTCACAGAGCAGGGCGCCGACGGCACGGGCCGCTTCCACGGTTCGGGCGGCCCGTTCGCCATGCACCCCTACCCGTACCCGTGCTCGCGCCTGGCGGGCGCGCAGTGCCAGGCGGCGGGCGgcctgggcggcggcgcggcgcaCGCCCTGCGGACCCACGGCTACTGCGCCGCCTACGAGACGCTGTatgcggcggcgggcggcggcggcgcgagcCCGGACTACAACAGCTCCGAGTACGAGGGCCCGCTCAGCCCCCCACTCTGTCTCAATGGCAACTTCTCCCTCAAGCAGGACTCGTCCCCCGACCACGAGAAGAGCTACCACTACTCTATGCACTACTCGGCGCTGCCCGGCTCGCGGCCCACAGGCCACGGGCTGGTCTTCGGCTCGTCGGCTGTGCGCGGGGGCGTCCACTCGGAGAATCTCTTGTCTTACGATATGCACCTTCACCACGACCGGGGCCCCATGTACGAGGAGCTCAACGCGTTTTTCCATAACTGA